ATTCGTCTTTGCTCAATCTTGTGAAGCTTTCACGGTCTCTCACTAACCCATTGTACTGCTTTTGCTTGCTAATAGCATTCGATCTCAGCTGATCTCGCAGAGATTTCCTGGTTTTCCTCTTGTATTCAGATTCGTACTTCTTCTGCTCCACTTGTTCTCTTATCTTTTGAGTCTCTATGTTACTTACGCCCTCGGATACAAATTTTAATGGCTTCTTCTCTCTTGTGCTGTTGCCCGTACCACTGTTTGCAGATGACATGACGTTTGCAGGATAGGCTCGGCAATATCTGTTGTCAcagctttttcttcgtctGTCGATTGCCCTTCGATGTGATGGCAGTGTGTGTGTTTAAATGTCATTTTTCCTCCAAGTATAGCGGAGGCTTCAAAGGAAGCTGCTTAACATAGAACAGGAAGGCAAAACTTGCCAATGAAACTTGCGGACTTAGCTCAGTTGGGAGAGCGCCagactgaagaaaaacttcgGCCAAGTAATCTGGAGGTCCTGTGTTCGATCCACAGAGTTCGCattattcaaagattttttttgttcatatTCTGAACATTTATATCAATACTTATAGCACGAAGatctatcaaaaatttatattcttcttcctgCTAGCTTATACCAGACTATTTCTCTTCTGTTTTCTAATGTACTTGGTGAAAAATCTCGATCACTGCACGGTGTTCTTTACCCGGAAGgcggtgaaaaattttgaaaaaaaaaaatggaaaagtaTTGATGGGATGAGATGAGGCATTGAAAGTTCTGAAAGCGCCAGATTTACTTTGACATAAGAGTCTTGTAACAGTGTACCACTAATATATTCatcctttgtttttgatttgtaAGGCTATTTAGTGacgtaaaagaaaaggaaaatatgGCCAAAAAAGCTATCGATTCAAGAATCCCGTCATTGATCAGAAATGGTGTTCAAACCAAACAGAGATCCATCTTTGTCATCGTTGGGGACAGAGCACGTAACCAGTTGCCCAATTTACATTATTTGATGATGAGTGCTGATCTTAAGATGAATAAGTCCGTACTATGGGCctacaaaaaaaagcttcTGGGCTTTACTTCGcacagaaagaaaagagaaaataaaatcaaaaaagaaatcaaaagaggTACCAGGGAAGTAAATCAAATGGACCCATTCGAATCCTTCATATCTAATCAAAATATTAGATATGTCTACTAcaaagaaagtgaaaaaattttgggtaATACCTATGGTATGTGTATCTTACAAGACTTCGAAGCGTTAACTCCAAATCTCTTAGCAAGAACCATTGAAACTGTGGAAGGTGGTGGTATTGTGGTTATCTTGTTGAAATCCATGTCGTCTTTGAAACAACTTTATACCTTGACGATGGATGTTCACGCCCGTTATCGTACCGAGGCCCATGGCGATGTTGTAGCAAGGTTCAATGAAAGATTCATACTATCTTTGGGCTCGAATTCCAATTGTTTAGTCGTTGACGATGAACTGAATGTACTGCCACTATCCGGTGCCAAAAACGTCAAGCCATTGCCTCCCAAGGATGACAATGAATTGCCTCCAAAACAATTAGAATTGCAAGAATTAAAAGAATCTTTGGAAGATGTCCAACCAGCTGGCTCCTTGGTGGCCCTATCGAAAACTGTGAATCAAGCTCACGCTATCCTGTCCTTCATCGATGCAATTTCGGAAAAAACTATGAATTTTACAGTTGCATTAACGGCTGGAAGAGGTAGAGGTAAATCTGCTGCCTTAGGTATTTCCATCGCGGCTGCAGTTTCTCACGGTTACTCGAACATTTTTGTGACGTCTCCATCTCctgaaaatttaaaaacACTGTTCGagtttattttcaaaggttTCGACGCGTTAGGGTATCAAGAACATATCGATTATGATATTATTCAGTCTACCAATCCTGATTTCAACAAAGCCATTGTTAGAGTTGATATCAAGAGAGATCATAGACAGACTATCCAATATATTGTTCCTCAAGATCACCAAGTTTTGGGTCAAGCTGAATTAGTCGTTATTGATGAAGCGGCTGCTATCCCTTTGCCAATCGTAAAGAACTTATTGGGCCCATATCTAGTCTTTATGGCATCCACCATCAACGGTTATGAAGGTACCGGAAGATCTTTATCTTTAAAGCTAATCCAGCAATTACGTAATCAAAACAACACATCTGGTCGCGAAAGCTCTTCCACTGCCATTACTTCAAGAAATAGTAAGGAAAACGACACTCATATTCAGGCCCATTCGCGTCAACTACGTGAAATTGCCTTGGATGAACCAATCAGATATGCTCCTGGCGATCCAATCGAAAAGTGGTTAAATAAGCTGCTATGTTTAGATGTTACTCTAATCAAAAACGCAAGATTTGCAGCAAGAGGGACGCCCCACCCATCTCAATGCAATTTATTTGTTGTTAATAGGGACACTCTATTTTCTTACCACCCTGtttcagaaaatttcctggaaaaaatgatggCCTTATACGTTTCATCCCATTATAAAAATTCTCCAAATGATTTGCAATTAATGAGTGATGCTCCAGCGCACCAATTATTCGTTCTTTTGCCACCAATTGATCCAAAGGATGGTGGTAGAATTCCAGATCCTCTGTGTGTCATTCAAATTGCATTAGAAGGTGAAATTAGTAAAGAAAGTGTCAGAAATTCGTTGTCTAGAGGTCAAAGAGCTGGTGGTGATTTGATTCCTTGGCTAATTTCCCAACAATTTCAGGATGAGGAGTTCGCCAGTTTAAGTGGTGCACGCGTTGTTAGAATCGCCACTAATCCCGAATATGCATCCATGGGATATGGCTCCCGTGCAATTGAATTACTAAGAGATTATTTTGAGGGCAAATTCACAGATATGTCCGAAGATGTTCGTCCTAAGAATTATTCTATCAAGAGGGTGAGTGATAAGGAACTGGCTAAAACCAATCTCTTGAAAGACGATGTTAAATTGAGGGATGCGAAGACATTACCACCTCTATTACTGAAGCTTTCTGAATTGCCTCCCCATTATTTACATTACTTGGGTGTTTCATATGGTTTAACGCAGTCGTTGCATAAATTCTGgaagaataataaatttGTCCCAGTTTATTTACGTCAGACTGCAAACGACTTAACTGGAGAACATACATGTGTTATGTTGAATGTTTTAGAAGGCAGGGAA
The Saccharomyces kudriavzevii IFO 1802 strain IFO1802 genome assembly, chromosome: 14 DNA segment above includes these coding regions:
- the KRE33 gene encoding ribosome biosynthesis protein KRE33 (similar to Saccharomyces cerevisiae KRE33 (YNL132W); ancestral locus Anc_2.136) translates to MAKKAIDSRIPSLIRNGVQTKQRSIFVIVGDRARNQLPNLHYLMMSADLKMNKSVLWAYKKKLLGFTSHRKKRENKIKKEIKRGTREVNQMDPFESFISNQNIRYVYYKESEKILGNTYGMCILQDFEALTPNLLARTIETVEGGGIVVILLKSMSSLKQLYTLTMDVHARYRTEAHGDVVARFNERFILSLGSNSNCLVVDDELNVLPLSGAKNVKPLPPKDDNELPPKQLELQELKESLEDVQPAGSLVALSKTVNQAHAILSFIDAISEKTMNFTVALTAGRGRGKSAALGISIAAAVSHGYSNIFVTSPSPENLKTLFEFIFKGFDALGYQEHIDYDIIQSTNPDFNKAIVRVDIKRDHRQTIQYIVPQDHQVLGQAELVVIDEAAAIPLPIVKNLLGPYLVFMASTINGYEGTGRSLSLKLIQQLRNQNNTSGRESSSTAITSRNSKENDTHIQAHSRQLREIALDEPIRYAPGDPIEKWLNKLLCLDVTLIKNARFAARGTPHPSQCNLFVVNRDTLFSYHPVSENFLEKMMALYVSSHYKNSPNDLQLMSDAPAHQLFVLLPPIDPKDGGRIPDPLCVIQIALEGEISKESVRNSLSRGQRAGGDLIPWLISQQFQDEEFASLSGARVVRIATNPEYASMGYGSRAIELLRDYFEGKFTDMSEDVRPKNYSIKRVSDKELAKTNLLKDDVKLRDAKTLPPLLLKLSELPPHYLHYLGVSYGLTQSLHKFWKNNKFVPVYLRQTANDLTGEHTCVMLNVLEGREPDWLVDFAKDFRKRFLSLLSYDFHKFTAVQALSVIESSKKAQDLSGHKNYETKELRRTQLDDIFSPFDLKRLDSYSNNLLDYHVIVDMIPMLALLYFGDKMGDSVKLSSVQSAILLAIGLQRKNIDSIAKELNLPSNQTIAMFAKIMRKMSQYLRQLLSQSIEETLPVIKDETIAEMDGEDVKKYNAAEALDQIEDDLEVAGSEAVQAMREKQKELINSLNLDKYAINDNSEEWTESQKSLEKAAKAKGVVSLKTGKKRTTEKAEDIYRQEMKAMKKPRKSKKNES